A single window of Balaenoptera ricei isolate mBalRic1 chromosome 15, mBalRic1.hap2, whole genome shotgun sequence DNA harbors:
- the LOC132349252 gene encoding deoxyuridine 5'-triphosphate nucleotidohydrolase, mitochondrial-like encodes MPCSQETQVISPSKWARPAEEGAMRLRFARLSEHATTPTKGSERAAGDDLYSAYDYTVPPTEKAPVKTDIPSGCYGRVAPRSGLAAKHFIDVGAGVIDEDYRGNVGVVLFNFGKEKFEVKKGDRIAQLICERIFYPEIEEVQVLDDTERGSGGFGSTGNN; translated from the coding sequence ATGCCCTGCTCTCAAGAGACACAAGTCATCTCCCCCAGTAAATGGGCCCGGCCTGCGGAGGAGGGCGCCATGCGGCTCCGCTTTGCCCGGCTTTCAGAGCACGCCACCACTCCGACCAAGGGGTCTGAGCGCGCCGCGGGCGATGACCTGTACAGTGCCTATGATTACACAGTACCACCTACGGAGAAAGCCCCTGTGAAAACAGACATTCCTTCTGGGTGCTATGGGAGAGTAGCTCCACGTTCTGGCTTGGCTGCAAAACACTTCATAGATGTAGGAGCTGGTGTCATAGATGAAGATTACAGAGGAAATGTTGGTGTTGTACTGTTTAATTTTGGCAAAGAAAAGTTTGAAGTCAAAAAGGGTGATCGAATTGCCCAGCTCATTTGTGAACGGATATTTTACCCAGAAATAGAGGAAGTTCAAGTTTTAGATGACACTGAAAGGGGTTCAGGAGGTTTTGGTTCCACTGGAAATAATTAA
- the LOC132348448 gene encoding paired immunoglobulin-like type 2 receptor beta, producing the protein MGLPLLLSLLLSLASLQAGHWAEPNPNIDFGMNQPKELSAPKGGSIHIPFSFYCSWASAKAPNVRIFWRWKHYFGEFIYNTTPPFIHKDFKDRLLLNWTKGGHSGSLQISKLRWEDESRYFCRVEVDTLRKGKQTWQSIEGTALTVIPSDPCATTTEPPTTLGSTTPSIRVPDGKKSSELWSLSMETTVGLSLASAMLKIAILGWIMYLRWKRSKGLQTKARTPARGSFQNPEEKYENIGNKGQHAGPKPVCFPTWTPRMTTSSMPPSPSPT; encoded by the exons ATGGGTCTGCCCTTGCTGCTGTCCCTGCTGCTGTCCCTGGCATCTCTGCAGGCAG gTCACTGGGcagaacccaatccaaacattGACTTTGGGATGAACCAACCAAAGGAACTCTCAGCCCCCAAGGGTGGCTCCATCCACATCCCCTTCTCCTTCTATTGCTCCTGGGCATCAGCCAAGGCTCCCAACGTGAGAATATTCTGGAGATGGAAACACTACTTTGGGGAGTTCATCTACAACACAACCCCGCCGTTCATCCACAAGGATTTCAAGGACCGGCTCCTCCTGAACTGGACAAAGGGTGGGCACAGCGGCTCCCTCCAGATCTCGAAACTGCGGTGGGAGGATGAGTCCAGGTACTTCTGCCGGGTGGAGGTGGACACGCTGAGAAAAGGCAAGCAGACGTGGCAGTCCATCGAGGGAACCGCACTCACCGTCATCCCCAGTGA cccgtgtgccacaactactgagcct CCAACCACCCTGGGCTCCACTACACCTAGCATCAGGGTCCCAGATGGCAAAAAGAGTTCAGAGTTGTGGTCCCTAAGTATGGAAACTACAGTTGGGTTGTCATTGGCCAGCGCTATGCTCAAAATCGCGATTTTGGGATGGATCATGTACCTCAGGTGGAAGAGAAGCAAAG GTCTGCAGACTAAAGCCAGAACCCCAGCCAG GGGATCCTTCCAAAACCCGGAGGAGAAATACGAGAACATTGGGAATAAAG GACAACATGCAGGCCCCAAGCCTGTATGTTTTCCAACCTGGACACCAAG GATGACGACATCTTCTATGCCTCCCTCGCCCTCTCCAACTTGA